In the genome of Diabrotica undecimpunctata isolate CICGRU chromosome 2, icDiaUnde3, whole genome shotgun sequence, the window TTAGGTTATATTTATTCATTGTTAAAATATAGCCTCTATTTGACATGACAATTGACATAGACAGgcaacagggatgtatttaatagaacaattttaaataaacaaatggaattatttaatttaatatatttacaaatgtgtctggataagaaaattaatatttaaaaaaataataagtgaattatttcttttaaaattaattttggggtattgagatgatattaaatataggagaaacaaaggtagtgtttaaagaaataatttataagttatatactagagaatattaaaaaaaaaggatttatatgatggcatttttaagaaattaacataataataagtttaaaaagtttttattttgcaatgtatttggttattttaataattatgatattgtaaatatGTTTGAGTGAGCCATCtttataggcaaccaaatatagaCTCAAGTAAATTTAGTTGTAGGAACTTTGATAAATAAtcattatggattaaaaaatagggttatttattaattttagatttaatttatatataaatttatattctgatctgaaaagcctaaatttccataaaattctcgatagaattttagttagaatagtaaTCTTCTAGATAGAATAGGAAAGAATTATCTAGAAATATAAAAACAAGATgtcaatagaaagaatttaacctttgttcgcagtagaatcttcgcgaacattgtaatgtctatgaaatagaaggattcgaatatattttctttcaagAGTATTCGTGaacattaaaaatgatataaatatgatgtgatttggattcaaaatggtcagTTAGTGGGTCAGTAAGTCAGAATATAGTCAATTAGTATAGTTCAGTCAAGGTACTCAGGTATCAgtaatgaagattaagaaacagaattaaaagagtattaattgaagatttaaaattatgttatgtatatggtgattggagaatggaagagagtattaattgaaaattaaaattatataatgtatatggtgattggagattggaagaaaaaaaagattattagaaagaagaataaatagaaaagaagaaagaacaatattttaccgatttataaatactattaagaagaaaaatattctaaaatagtggaagctgataattaaaaaattgtggtatatttggcaaggcaagtttacaaaaagaaggataaccgaggtggacaacgaagacattgagtggtgattaaaatcttttggGGAACAGTTTCAtataggcattcagtgacagaaaggtaccaaattttgttaatataatttaaatagtgttataagaatttcaatttaaagatagtttgttttaaatttacattgtctatataatttaattagtgtcataagaatttcaatttaaagatagtttgttttaaatttacattgtctatgttggatatatatgtgtgtttcataatagatataataaagataatttcaaaaagtgcttacaaactaattctttgagaaccgcgataaaaaccctattagatacctttttgccataacatcgtaagtgacaAATTTAGGGAAAATAGTTTTATTGAAGCATCGTATCTATCAAGCCGCCAGGCACCTCCCAGCAAAATTATCGTAAGGTATATTAGCATAGTCTTGGAGAAAAAACCGAATTTGCTGTAACGTAagtcacataaaaatgtgaacaaattaattttgtagttgtgaaaacatcGCATGGTCACCAAAACATCGCAAGGTGCAAGTCACGTGGTACAAAAATTGCTACTTACGATGCAGTGAAGTACGTTACGATCTGTTAGTGCACTGTGTATAGCCGCAGAGTCAGAACGTAAgtaccacaaaataattttttcggtaattatttatggttttttcTTTTACTTTCGTTGAGATTTGTAGAAAACATTGTAAAAAATGTAGATCAAAATCTAGATTTCCTCAACATAAcgtagtttttttcaaattatagaGGTTTCTTTGTAATTGTATTGGTGTGATAGGTAATGGTTGTTCTAGATTTATTTCGTCTCAAGTGAATCATAATCCTatctttttgtattattttgtagtGAGTATTATAAGGTACTACAAGTTCCATATTTTATGTACAAGGTGTCTTACCTCGGTTGACACATTTTTGGTCAATATAGGATGTTTCATCTCACGCGTAATATTGCGTAAGATTGAATAATACAAGATTTACTCCGTACTGATCGTACATGATGCAATACTGCGTCTTTACAACATTACGCACTATTAAGTAAGATTGAATAATACAAGATAAATCCCGTACCGATCGAGCTATCGGACGGCCACACCGTTAATCATACCtggcgaaaataaaataaaagacaagaaGAATGGAGGCCACATTTGGCGCACttataatctaaaataatataacttttataagtaatattttaaagtCGACAAACAAGataaaatattcttttatttcaGATTATCGCCATGAGTAGTAGATTAAGACATCTAGTAAGATTAGCTCTTAGTTCTCAAGGAACAGAAGAACCAAATGCCATACCGTCTTTGGTAACCACTCGGTCTGAGTCTTCACATGAGTTGGTGTCACTCTCACTATATGTGGGTGACTCTAACTTTGACAGCGAATTATTTGAAATATCTTCAGTTTCGTATGATGTAAAAGACTCAGCATCTTTGTATGTATCTAGCGAATTTGAAGAGATTCCACTGGTATCGCAGAAGTTCTTCGACACCATAATAGACGCAACCACATGCTCTAGCACCAGTGTTCCTTCACAAGTTGGTCAAATCTCGAACTTGAAAGATTTACAATCTTCAGACGCGGTTGTAATTAGTTTAGACGAACCTATAATTTACCACATCACTGCTGACGGAACAGAAATAAAATCCAAATGTAATGTGCCAAGTTCTGCAGTTAATGATGACCTTCACCAGAACCAGCCAGTAGTTTCAACACGACCCTCTATGAAACTCGTTGactatgttatttaaaaacacttattgctcataaaactatacacaaacaaaacataacaatatatatatatatatatatatatatatatatatatatatatatatatatatatatatatatatatataatagcatAAGCTATTTTTTGGGTTTGAAATATACCAtccttaaataacaataaatatttaattattttatgtttgattttGATGACATCGCTAAAATGATGCAAactttaaaacaagaaaattaataaggAAACAAACTCGGCGCATTGAAAAATGATTGCTAATATTTTGTAAATCCTCCTTCATTATCAATTACAGCCTGTAGTCGTATAGGCGTTGATTCGACCAACTTGCTAGTGTACTCTGGGAAAGTACTTCAGCAATTTTTACTTTCAATTCATTTATATTTGATATTGGGGTACTATTTACTTGATTTTTTCAATGCTGCAGCAACTTGGAGTGTGGATGAGTACGATGTTGATTTCACCCTATAGAAATAAAATTGGTAACACCCTATAGGAAGCTGATTATAAGAAATACCACGGTAGCTCTAGTCTCAGAGATTATACGGATGGATTTTTATAGATGTTATCAGTAAAAGCTGTGGGAGATATCAGACTATGAAAAGCAAATTATAAGGAGAAGAGATATTATAACGATCAGTATCAGGTCTTATTTTCTAATCATAAGCTAACCTAGGAGAAacatagaaaataaacaaacaaaaaaacatgGTATACctagaaagaaaacaatatatGAATTACTTATTAGGAGGTAGCCTACCTTTACCATATTCCCTAGATACACCTTATCATCTGAAAGagagttataaaaaaaataggaatAGTAATACAAGTCGTAATGTTATGGTCTATTTAtcgttaaatatttattaataaattattgccATAGTCTTAATTTTAGACGCTGGAAAGCTTTCTTAGTCTTCACAATAAAAATACATATAGGAAACTAATCTCAttaaaactagaaacaaaattctttaaaaattaaatacataaagttaatttaacaaatttttctaataacaacaaaagttttttaaatgaaatcaataaaactgttattattattataatcacTGAATAGCTATATGTCGAACACTCTAAAGACTCTgcgtcatacagccagacactTTTGTGTCTGGCTatatgacgataagtctaagccaaaaaaaaacttgttaatgATCACTTTGTAAGATaagtacacaaaatttgtacttatgtatatactgaactaaacacaaactCAAAATAAAGTCGACTTTATTTAGAtcggatgagctagctggccatcgaatatgagtgtagtgaggtcacacaatattgcacaatgttttaaatcttttgtaattttcacacataaaattatctcgGTATTGTTTAATAATGATAATTGGAGGGGTGCCGGTGTTTAACATCCCTTCAGGGAGATCCTTGAATGAAATCAGTGTCTCTTTCAGCGGTTTGCACTTGCTGTAAGTCCAATGTTCCGCTAGCCTTCGAAAGCTCAGTAGAGAAACTTAGATGGACTCTTAGGATGTGCTGTGATCTGGCCTGTTTGAAAAGGctgacaaaatttaataaaacacgTGCTTTTTTAGCTAGAATTGTAATGAAAAACTTAAAGAATGGGCAAGAAATAGAAATTTATAGTATTAACAGTGAGTGAATTATTGTAAAGAACCTAATTAGAAAATGTATACAGGTTACCAAACTTCCGAAAACACCATAACGAGATCTTCACATAACGGTCCCGGTTTATTTTGCGTAACTTTGAGCGTGGAGAAGGACTCTCCGAAAATTAACAGGTCTTTACCATAAGAATGTTACTAACTCACTGTTGCCGCTAAAAACCCCCGAAAATACGCATCTTTGCATTTGAATGATCATTCAAGGTCAAAGAGGCGGAGACTAACAGTTTCTACGAAACAAGACTGCAGTATATGCACCCTGTGATTATTTTGACATATTTGTGTATCAGAGGCTGCGCGGAAATACgagtatatttattaattatgaaAATAGAATTATCTGGTTGGAGATTATAGTTCTCCAACATTCCCCCCGGCGTTAGAGCCTTGTGGTCTAACCTACTCTTCTTTATCTTGCCTAGGGAGAACCGAAATTTTAGAGATTGCTCTTGTAAATTGACCATTGATGGTCTTTAACTTGACCACTCTGACTTTGCCATCTTGACCGGGCATTGTATCAACTACCCGTGCTAGAGGCCATTTAAGAGGAGGTACATCGTCCTCTCTCAGAAGAACTAAGTCATTGATTTTTATGTTATCCCTTGGTCGGGACCATTTTGGAGAGTTTTGTAAGCGGTTTAAGTAGTCAACAGACCACTTTTTCCAGAAACTTTGTTGTACTTTTGCAATTTGCTGAAACACGGATAGTTTATATTCCGGGATTTTTTCTAAGTTTTGCTCAGGATGCGCTGTCAGGCTGGAGCCAATTATAAAGTGATCAGGACTGAGAAAAGTGTAATCAGAAGGGTCGCTGGACATGGCACAGATAGGCCTTGAATTCATCACAGCTTAAATTTGAACCATGACATAAAACTGTTCGAAAGtgaaagaagaagagcctatcAGCCTACGCATATGATATTTAGCGCTTTTTACTGAAGCTTCCCAGATCCCAGCCCAATGAGGAGATCTAGGGGGAATAAACTTCCATGAGATTTAATTTTCTGACAGGTATTCCACAATGGTTTGAGAATTCGACTTATTTTGAAAGAATTTGTATAAGTCATAAAGCTGGTTTCTTGCACCAGAAAAACATGTGGCATTGTCACTGTAAATGACGGTTGAGTTACCACGTCGGGAAATGAACCTTTTGAGTGTTAATAGGAAGGAAGAAGTTGTTAGATCAGAAACAACCTCAATGTGCACAGCTTTGGTCACCATCCACACGAAAATGGCTATGTATGCCTTGATTTTTGGCGCTTTTCGGAGTGAAGAAGATTTTAACAGAAAGGGTCCACCATAATCTACACCTATTTTTTGAAAGGGTTTTGTTGTAATGGACAACCTATCTCAGGTAAGTTGCCCATTAGCTGTTGTGCAGGAGTGCACGAAAATCGGAAACATGTGGTGCAGTTGCAAATAATTCATTTTGTTTCCTTTAGAGCATTGAGAGGCCAGAATTTCAACCGAAGGTTTAAGAGAACTGTTTGAGCACCAGCATGTCCGAATCTGAGATGTTCATTTTTGATGATACGATTGACGGTATGGTTCTTGGATGGAAGCAGTATCGGATGTTTTTGCAAATAGTCTATGTCGGGACAGTTTGTAAGTCTGCCTCCAACTCTGAGAAAATTAGAAGGATCTACAAATGGTTTTAGTGAAAcgatgtttttatttgaaataaatttgttatttttaggCTCCGCAATTTCTTTTGAGAATGCATCACCACATCGCCACAGAAAGGGGTtcagaaattttttgttttttacaattagaaataaaacgAAATACGTACTCTACTGTACGTTTTAAGCGTGAAATATTTGAGAAACGTGAAAAAATTCTCATCCAGAAGTTGTCTCCATTAGAATTTACCACGAGGCTTATTTTTCGTTCCTCGGGCAGGTTTTCGAGAACTTTGTCATTTGCTAGATTGGAAGCATTGCAATTTTTATCTCGTAAGTATTTAGGGCCTTGCCACCAGAAATCGCTATTGAGAATTTCAGAACCAGACATTCCTCGAGAAAGAAGGTCTGCGGCATTTTGTGTAGACTTTATGTGACGCCATGTAAAGTTTTGAGTCAACTCTTGGACAAGTGCTACCCGGTAAGCCACGAAAACCGACCACCGACTTGGGTGACTGTTACACCACGACAGAGCAACCTGGGAGTCTGACCAGAGGCTGACTGAATGAAATTTTACAAGTTGGTTTTCAAAGatagaaattatttttgcaaCAAGTTTTGAAAGAAGAACCATTGCGCACAGCTCAAGCCTAGGAAGTGTTACCGTCTTTAACGGAGTTATCCTTGATTTGGAAGAAACTAATGCACATGATAGCGGGTAGCGGGTAGACACTCTTTACGATCCCAGTAAAGACAGGTCTGCTTCAGGGATGCGCCCctgccatcgagcaaaaagacaaaagagggaatctaatcgttatgaaaaggcgaccaaaaaagtggcctctgatggccgacatatccggaaatgcgaatgcgccaaatttaaattttccgacacttattaacagtagctataaaatagttttcagaatgtgtcttagacgagaaaattttaattaaatattaacgataacagtctaaaatgtgaaacaattgttaaaaaacttcaatataaataagatttcatgtgacagttgggacaaataataacataacccaactaaatttgatttcttaaacaaggaaagactctctttccttgtttaatttggcctctcaagatggcacttcctgtctaacaatatttttgcccccactacctttacattccctcttttgtctttttgctcgatggcccCTGCCCACGCGAGCTCGGCTTTTTCTCCCAATCCTCTTCCGGGAGAGAAACGGATCCTAAGCCCTAAATCCTACCCACCAACCCAGACCTAACCAAATCCTTCCCTTCCCTCCTCAACCCGCACTGGACCAGCGTGAGGAGATAACGGTCCAAACCTTCAAGTCAATGTAcaggacaaaaaagaaaagacCCCCAGTGCCTAGCACTACCCAGAGTCTTGATCACGGCAGCGATCAAACAACTAACGGAaggggggtgctaagaatccctggGTAAGACCCAGCTGCCACAGGATGACAATTTGGCTATGCTCCTACAATATTCGAACACTGACGGACGACAATAGATTCCCAGAAATAGAAAGTGAACTAAAGGATATAaaatgggatatccttggtatatGCGAGACCAGAAGAAAAATTGATGAGTTtataatactaaaaaatggcACACATTTTATGCATAAAGGTGGCGAATACACGGGAGTGGGATTCTTGGTAAAACAAAGCCTCACACAGTGTATCGAAGAATTCAAGCCCATATCAGACAGAGTAGCATATCTCATCATCAGGATTAATAAAAGAACCACTCTGAAAGTGATCCAAGTGTACGCTCCGACCAAAAGCCACGAcgatgaagaagtagaaatattttatgatgaaataagaacagcTATAGAAACACATAAAGCAAATTACGAAatactattaggagattttaatgctaaattgggcaaaaaagaggaagattatgaacatttaattggtaactATGGTTACGGGAAAAGAAACGATAAAGGAGAAATGCTTCTCAATTTCATGAATGAACATTACATGtactcaatgaactcctttttcaataaaaaaccaagcagaaaatggacattgatgagccccgataaaaagacaaagaatgaaatagattatatcttaacgaagaatagaaacctagtagaagacgtatcagtattaaatcagtttgacctaggaagcgatcatagactaataagaacaaaactaataattaacaaaaaactagaaagaaaaagaatacatgaaaaaagatacaaatggacatctgaagaaatcaaaaatagtgaatttaataaaaagatagcgcatgcattaaatcaagttagcatgcagcaaataaactccaatgatattgatgatttgaataacctttttatcgaaacagtgaataaaagccttctgcaactgaaaaaaccaaaaacaacatacaatgaattggacaaagaaatattacaacaaataaaaagaaggaagatcttaaacaaatctaacaaaaggggaaccgacgaatatagagaacttaataggcagattaaAAAAGGAAttagacaacaaaaaagaaaagaaaacgaaaaattaataacaacaactattgaaaaaaataagagtatgaaatgcctcagaccgacactaggacgacgtcagatgatatcattaatgggaaaagacgaaaatgaaatcacaactagagaaaacatactgacacgaatagaagaattttacacagaactttacagaacacattaACAAGATGATGAGATCAGACCAGCACGGaaactaataaaaaatgttggatcagaaataatgccaaaagtaacaatttcggaggtaactacagcattggaaaacatgaagagaaataaagctgcaggagaagataatattaccacagatatgatattagaaggaggtaaggaactaattgcaattgtaactaagcttgtggactgTTGTTTACATCAaagcaaagtccctaagagctggaacaactctaaagtaatcttattacacaagaaaggcgatagtcgaaaattggaaaactacagacccatcagcctactgtcacacctgtttaaaatactcaccaaagtcataactactcgactaacaaggaaattagacgaataccaaccatatgaacaggcaggttttagaaaaggctattcaacttccgatcacctgttaaccacaaaaatattaatagaagaatgtaacgaatacaagttttcagtttttctagcatttgtagactacgaaaaagctttcgataccatagaacacacggccgtaataaacacaatgcaaaattgtagaatagacagcagatatatcaacttaataaaagaaactatgaaccaagctacagctacatactacctaaatgaaaatgaacacacgaaccctgtaccattaaacaggggagtcaaacagggagatactttatcacccaaactgttcaccttagttttggaggacgtttttaaaaacctaaattggaaatataagggaataaacatcaatggtcgctacctcagtaatctacgatttgcagatgacataatcctgatagctactgacctacaagaaatgcaaaccatgcttttagaactacataccgaatcttctaaaataggactgaaaacgaatttaaacaaaacaaaagtcatgcactccgaagacaccgtgacaataataaacgataaagttatagaaaaagtggaagaatatatatatacttaggacaaaaaataatactaaatagggaaattcaaactgaagaaataaaaagaagaagaaagttagcttgggcagcattcggtaaactgaactatatactcagaaatcaacaaattcaattacatcttagatctaaagtttttgatgcatgcattattccgatattaacttatgcggcacaaacatggacaatcacaaaaaagaatatgaattatacttagagtcactcaacacgcgatggaaagagcaatgctaggtatatcacttagggacaagaaaacaaacacatggataagacagaaaaccaaagtcaccgatgtggtgcaaaaatcgttaaagttgaaatgggaatacgccggacatgtagctaggagcgatctaaacaaatggcacagatcaattttaacctggagaccataccaacacaaaagacccagaggcagacctcctatgagatggacagatgatctgaaaaggactgccgggaaaaattggctacaagtagcgtacaataaaaaacaatggaaaggaagacttgaagaggcttatgttcagatgtagacgtgaatggctagacgaagaagaagaagaagaagaatgcacaTGATATGGTTTCATCGGCATAGAAAGTTCTTAGGTATACGCATGCGCCATAAGCTGCCAAGCTGCTGTCTGAAAATCCATGAAGCTCAACCTTTAGAATTACTTTTTCAGAAAAGTAGAAacgagaaatttttaaattttttaattgtgaCGTAAAGTCCTGTAGAAACTTGTTCCAATCGTTTAGAATAGTTTTGTCCAAAATTTCTGTGTCCCAGTGAATTTTTTGCAGATAGAGTTTCTGCATAAGCATTTTGCCTTTAACAATGAACGGATTGATGAGTCCCAGAGGGTCGAAACATTGTGCTAATGCAGAcaggatttttctttttgttactggTGGGCAGAAATTATTTTCGGGGACGGAAATTGTTATTTGGTCTTCCGCAAGGTCCCATTTTAGGCCTAGAACTTTGCTGGAAGTAGAATCGAAATTTAGGTAATATTCCTGAGTAGTATTTTTTGAATGTTCTGGATTGATTTGTTGTAGGAATATGGATGAATTTGAATGAAATTTATGTAATGTAAAACAATGGCGGTTTAGAACAGAATTTAATTGCTGAAGTATTTCGAGCAATTCTTCACTAGTATTTGACCCACATAAACCATCATCTACGTAAAATTGGGTTTCGAGAAAATGTGAGGCCAATgggaattgaattttatttttatttgaaatctcTTACAAACCTCTCGTCGCAAGAAATGGGGCGCTGTTTGTCCCGTATGTAACAGTATTAAGTTGAATACATTTTATAGAGTCGTGGGTATTGTCCCTCCAcagaatattttgtagaaagcGTTGATCTTTGTTGATCCACGTCTGTGGAAACATTTTTTGAATATCACAGGAAAATATGAATTTGTATTGCCTGAAACGAACCAGAATATCGAATAGGTCAGGTTGCTCCTTTTAATGAAATGTCGTTCAGACTTTTTCTTGTAGAGCTTTTACTAGTATCCATGACGACACGCAAAGTTGTACTTTTATTTGTTCATTGATGACACACAAATgtggaataaaatattttttgtccgAATTCTCATTCACGAACGAAAGCGGTACATATTCAGCATGCCCTGAAGAAATATATGTGTCAATGAAGTTTTTGTActcgaaaaataattttttatctttttggaATTTATTTTCGAGCGACAGAAAACGCCGTTTGGCTATGGGAAATGAATCACCCAGTAATTTGTGTTCTTGTGCACTTTTTAATGGAATATTTACTTCA includes:
- the LOC140433070 gene encoding uncharacterized protein, translated to MSSRLRHLVRLALSSQGTEEPNAIPSLVTTRSESSHELVSLSLYVGDSNFDSELFEISSVSYDVKDSASLYVSSEFEEIPLVSQKFFDTIIDATTCSSTSVPSQVGQISNLKDLQSSDAVVISLDEPIIYHITADGTEIKSKCNVPSSAVNDDLHQNQPVVSTRPSMKLVDYVI